CAGgtttatcatttaataagGACACAACAGCTGTATTTGTTATTACTACCACTACATGAGTTGTTGGAAGAACTATAGTCGTGTAtgttcttttctttttgtaCTTCGTTTTAGTGAATGTCGTAGTGGTATAAgcttttattaaattcgTATCTGTAGTACTGGTCACCGCTGTAGATGTCAATACTTTCACTTTTGACTTGGTTTTAGTTGAGGTTGAAGTACTCAATAGTGGAGTTGTAGTGGTGGttgttttttgttttgttaaTGTCGTTACAGCTGTTTTAGTTTTTGTCTTTGTATAATTTTCAGTGACAACTATTTTACACACTTGTCTTGTCTTAGCTATCTCTTCTATCTCAGTTACTGCTCGAGTTTTAGTTTTCTTTCTCAGAATAGTTCTTGTAGTGAATGCTAAATCAGTTTCTGTTGTTGTACTTATATCACCTTTCCATTTAGTGACCTTCAATTTTGTATATTCAGTGGAAAGATCTGTCTCAGTAAAAGttatgtaaatatttgaGAACCGTGTAGTTGTTGTGGTATATTTTTTAGTGCAATTTGTAGTAGAAGTCTCGGTTGGTTGGATTAGAATAGTATTGCTACATGGATTTGTGATCGTTTTTGTAGTTGTTGTAGGATTCCATGTGGTTAAAGTCGATTTGCTGATAAGATAATCAATATTGGGCTTAATAATATAGgttgtattattaatttgtgGATAAACAGTCGTACGAATAGTAATAGTATAAATagcttcttcttctgatTTTTCACCTTGCTTGCCTTCTTCAGGtctttcattttctaaGTTATTATAATCAGTATCATTAGATGAAGATGTTGATGACACTACGTCATAATATGAATTATAAATTGAGGACGTTAGTGTATCTTCATCATAATCCGGATAATCTTGTGACTTGAGTGGCGTCTCTTTATTGTAGTCAGTAGCAACAGTCGAATTCGTCACTATTTCTTTGTCATGATACGAATTATCGGTTGAGGTTACTATATCTTCATCATAATCTGGATCATTAGTTGAAGACGTTACTATATCTTCATCATAATGTGGATAATGCGGATAATCTTGTGACTCGAGTGGCGTCTCTTTATTGTAATCAGGcttagaagaagaaggtgTTGGTGTCACTTCATCATAATTAGAATCAGTGGAAGAATGATCTACTGTCTGTTCTTCATATTCGGTGCTAGAAGCAGACCAGTTTACTGTACGTTCACCATAATTACTATTTTTGGAAGATTCAATTGATGTCTGTTCATCAATTGATACTTGCCTAGACGTCTCGGTTTCTAAATCCGTTGGAACTCTATTGGTACATTGTTTCTCTGATTGTATCACTGTGCAATTGCCTTCCTGTGTAGAAACATTTATATCCTCTACCGATTTATCACCATCAGTTACATCCCAATCGTCTACATTGTCCACATCATCCCAATCGTCTTCGCCAACTTCACCCTGGTTGTCtgtattttcttcatctgtTTCGTCACCATTTAGAACACTTTCATTATCCTTCCTGTCACTTTCCTCatcttcattatatttaggTTCACCACCATTTATGTCTTTAATATGCATTGGAACTTCATCGTAATCTTTAGTGCCACCTGCGCTAACGTTACCTAGACCGCCAGAAACTCTGACATCTTGTGACGCCgattctttaataaaagcTCTTACTATCTCTTCCTTTTCAAATGGCAACATATTTCTATAAATATCGTGTGTATCCAGCCTGATATATACTAGAGACCCATCAATTTTCTGTTCTTTTAAAGTTCTCGATTTTAGTGAATTAAGTGTCGCATAATCTGGACTGTGTTGgaattcttctaataaagTAGATAGGCTGTTATAATCATATCCTACAATGCAATTATATTCACTACAATGATCTAACATTGTCTTCATTGCACATCCACGACAACCATAATTTCCAGAGTCAGTTAATGTCACCTCCGATACTTTTATGCAATGATCACAAAATTCGTAAGCCTTTGAAAAGCTGttatataaacaattttgtaattcaGATACACAGTCAACAGTAAGCTCATCTGAACCCAGAGGTACAGAAGTATCAGTAGGCAAAGAGTAGCCCAATTCCCGACCTTGGCTGAAACTCACAAGACCtgtaaaatttaatataattgataGCAACATTGGATAAACGATCATGACgaaatatcattaatattaagCAAGTCAAGTTACTTTTACAGCCAATAAAGTAGTTAATTAATTGTATGTAATTATGATAAtgttattgatatattaattgTTAACTTTTAGCTCAAAGTTTTGGTTAATAACTTTGTCATCAAAATCGATACACAAAaatctataaatattttaatgaattagtgaatttattaatgtgAGATATATACAGGAAACAAAATTGTACAGTTTATTCTTTTGCACAAACTATATAGTTTTAATACAATGGATATTCAGTTGAGATAGCATGAATTTAATCAGtgttaattttaattttctcATTTGTTAATTGAGAATTCAGTAGATACAATTCAGAAAGCACCTTATTCTTAGTCTTCTTTTGAAATCTACCAGGAACATCTTCCAATACAcgaatattttttgatttgaaaGTATCGTTAGTCAAATGAATAGCATTTGGTTCGGACTCTTTGAATCTCTGCTGCTTACcagataatatttcttGAGTAAAGTAATCTTTAAATTCCAATGGTGTCTTCATGGTAGTTAACAAGTAGTCTGGTATCAAGTAACCTGTCTTTGATTGTAGTAACTTCGTAAACTTGAACTTGAAAGCTAAATCATCAAAGTCCTTCTTCAGAACTGCATCTGAGATTTCAGAAACAGGAGCATTACTTACATCGGAAACTGATTCATTATAAGCACTGATTAGTATTTCGTTGATTTCCAACTCATCCTTGACCTTATGTGAAGTCAACCAAGTGTTGAAGCGCACATTGGCAATTGCTTCCTTTCTAGCCCTATTATCTACATAACCAATCTCTTCACCGATGAAATTATCAGCATTAAGTTTCATTACTTTCCCTTTAGTACTTTCACTTTGAGATGCTGCTGAAACAGCAGCACCACCGTCTTCCTCAATCTTCCTCATAATATCTTTTGTATCCTCCACAGGCTTAATCGAATCTTTCTTATTCTTTCTAAACCAATCCATCATGTCGCCACGAACAACAGAAGAATGTATTAATCTTCTGCTGGCAAAATTGGATGGCAGATTCTTACCACAACGTAGGATGGCAGATACGGTCATTTTCCTTGCTCTTTCTTGTATTTATTCTCTAAGAACCTTCCAGGTACAAAAGCAGCGGTAATTAAAATGTGAATGAATACTGATTTAATCATGAATCATTCAgatatacatacataccTATTTCACActctatattttttaatatgttTCATTTAAGATATCAAAAGTTTACAAAATtatgttttgaaattttgagGTGAACagcaaaaaatgaaattgtaataataaaaccaAAGCTAAGGCCATGAGTCGAAAGAGAAGTAAAAGAGAAAAACAAAGTGAAGCTATATTAGTTTTTAGACATTAAGATTGCAACTGACTAAGTTGCTTTCTTAgagttttattattttccaaGATTGAAAGGTTATAAAATCTAGCTTATATTTTCATACTAGTGATTGAGGTTGATTTAATAGTTTTTAGAGATAAGGGATCAACGTTTTTGGACGAGATCAGACCTAAAGAGATATTCAACGACAAAGTTTCTGATCAAGTGCTAAGATAACTGCTAATTGTTAAAGGCGTGGATTTGAAGAAATGGGTATAATTTTTAGCTGTTGCAGAGAGGACAGTTCTGACGAGGACGAAGCCCTATTAAGAGAACATCAAAGTGGATATGGCGGAGTGGATGAGTCCAGTGAATATGAAGACCGTCTCTCTGCTaagatattgaaagaaCAGGAGCAAAAGCTGCAGCAAAGGAATGAAGAACTTAGAGAGATTGTAGAAAATCTGAACGGCAAATTGATTGATATTTCAATGGTGAGCAATAGCGATATTGTTGTCCAAAGCAGCGATTTAGACGACACTGCGAGATCACAGCTTGCTGAGCAGAAGAACAACGACAATTATATGGAACTTGAGCAGGGGCAAGATGCTGGCCAAGTGCAATATCAAGAGAATGAACAACTACAGGAACAGGTTCGGAAACACCAACCGACTATATCACAATTGGATAGTAAGACATTGACAAGTGCTATGAGAGGAGCTTTAAAGACATTGCACGACTCAATTTTCTCAGAGCTAGACGATTCATTGACTAAAGCGGCACTCAAAAACACAAAAGAGCTAACTATGTCATTgtaagaaaagaaaaaaacagCAGCTGCTCTAAGTTCAAATGGAACACcaacaacaataacaacTAACACAGTATAGCGTTAAGACCATAACACCAGGACTATAAactgatattttaaaatcacAAGGCATGCATCATCACCATAATTGATAGATCGTTTCCCTTCCTTCACAAATAACAGAGAAGCATCGAACCACTAAGGGATGCGATGGAACAATTAACATATGTAATAtatgtaatatatatatgtatatatagatGAGAGACATATAAGTAATATAAAACAGCatgaaatcaataatttctCATTACAACCGTTACTTTTATAGCTGACAGAAGGTAGTTCCATCCCATTTCTGGTATTTTACTAACACGACCCCGTACAAACACTATCGCACATCGGTAATTTCCACGCTCGAAACAGTTTTCGAAATGTTCaacatcaaattttaaacaaAACAAGTAACAACAACTATTCAAAGATTAAGATGTATACTAATTTCGACGGTTGACTGTTGGACAGATACAGAGGCCTTGTTTAGAGCATTGACGGAATTACTTGTGATTGACTGTTATTTATCGATTTTCAGTTCTATTGATCCGTAGCTTTTTAAGAACGAATAATATAACTCAAGGGAAACCAAAAACAATCGAAAAGAACATATAGTCATGCCACCtagaaagaagaaagtCGCTGAAGAAGAGGTTGTTGCTGAGGAAGTTGATAACAGCAAGTATGTTGCCGGTAAGAAGCCAAGAGGCGATTCGAAAGTGTTGCCGATTGATTACAATACGCCATTGGATCCAGATTCTGAGTTGTTCAAAGAACAATGGTCGATTCCAAAATTGAATTCCTTTAATGATTCTGTTCTAGATAACTTAACAGAATCATACAGGGCGCTATTCAAGGATTTCATTAAGCTACCAAGTAGGAAATTCCATCCACAGTACTATTATAAGATCGACAAGCCTATTTCCatcaatgaaattaaatcaagAAACTATGAATTCGCTGGTGGTGCTAAGACTCTATTGCTGGATATTGAACTATTGCACAAAAATTGTGCAGTTTATAATGAACCTGATAGTTTGATTGTGAAAAACTCTCTACAAATTgtcaattatattaaatatgaattattaaaagctaaaaatattgaaagaaattataatattacagACGATGtgagaaaaaaattattggcATACATGGATCGTCTTATCGAGGCAACTGATAAAGAGCTCGAGATAGAGTTCGAGTCAGGATTTGTCGACGTCGATGATAAAATTAGGTTAAGTGCTCCCTTCATGGAATTAGTCGATAGAGACGAACTTGGTGAATACTATGAAGTAATATATAGGCCAATGGCTTTATCTCCAATAAGGAAGAACTTGGAAGTTGGTTTATATGCCAAGATATATGACTTTATAATAGACGTTCATTTAGTCTTTCAGAACGCACTTGTATTCAACGATCCAGAGacaataatttatcaagaTGCAAAGAAGCTGTTACgtttctttaataaaattatgaaCGAAAAGTTTTTCGCCGAATTATTAGATGCTAGTGAACGTGGGGAAGTAAAGCTAGTATTGGATAAATCTGATTTTAACCAATATTTAGGTCCAAccattattaaaacaagTCATGCAGTTCTCGAAGACAGTGAAGCTGCCAACTATGATTTTAACCATGTCGAAGGTTTAGGGAATGGCTACACTCAAGAAATTTTATCCGAGGATTATCTGTTAGGTCCGTCCTCTTCAAACACTAATATGATCAATAAACCATCAAGAAAGAATTTTGACTATTTACCAAAAGTTATGAAATATAATCTTTTGAAATCCTTAAAGAAAGAAGTCGTCTCTTCGGATCACGTAATCCAACACAAACCCTATGAGATGATAAACCAAGTTGCAATCTATTCATCTAAGAATTATTACAGTTTAGCAATAAGACCTTTACCAGGTTCAAGACCTGCTTGCAACCAAGAATggattgaatatatttttaacgGTCGCGATCTTAACGTACACGAAAATATGTTTTCATTCTCCTTGCAACCTATCCAAACATTCATCACTTTAACAGCTGATATCAATGATAATACTCACGACATCACTTTGAAActaaataaagatataataCCAAAAAACAACCAAACTAACAACTCTGCACAACCAGTTGATGAAAATACTAAAAAATTAGTATCTGTATCGGATAAAGTTACCTTTGATCTAAGACTAAATGAGGGACTCAACATAATAGAGTTGAATTGTAAAGATAATGCGAATAATACTTCAGAGGTGATGAAGTTTTGGGTTAACGTTTTACcataaaacaaaaaccCAAATTGTGAAAAGagataattataataacaacaataagCTGGCAAAGGGCTAACTTGTATTTAgatatcatttaatatattaaataagtaaataataaataaatactaTGTTTTATGACACTTGGCTATAGTAATAATTCACAAGTTGTAGGTTCCAGTGACTATGTTGATGTTATTTACCCGGAAATAGTTAGGTTGTGCGGTATTTTCAGCGGAACATTCTTGGTTTCtgaaatcatcatcaaagGCAAAATGTCAAGATCAATTAATCTACCTTGGACATTACACTTTGAACCTTTATcaacttcaaaatatttgaagttGATGCTATTTGAGGCTACAccatgtatatatacattcCCTGAAAGTCACTGAAGGTTATGTCTTGTTTCGATAGGAGAATAACTATTGCGATTGAAAGGCATATAAATTCATATAAAACGAAGCATCAAAAATTGACGTCCGATGTTCGATCATCGatcttttttcttcagGAGAGTTCCTGGAAGGAAATTTATGGTTAGAACATTAACTATAGTTTTAGTTATCATTTTGATAACCGTCGTGCACTTACATTCCAATAGTTCCgaattaattgataaactGGTAAGTTACAATGTAGGATCATATTTTAGAGACAATGAAGATCACCAAAGTGTGAATATATCtcagaataataataccaCTAAGTTGTATGATGATGATAGCGGCAAAGGTAACGACATTTTATTAACACTGGTAAGAAATAGCGACTTGGATAACATGCTTGAGACCATCAAGCAGTTTGAAGAGCGTTTCAATTCTCTATTCCATTATGACTGGTATTTTATGAACAATGAAGATTTTACagaagattttaaaaagaaaacgaCAGAGTTGATATCGGGAAGaactaaatttattaaaattccACATGAATTTTGGTCATATCCTGATAGTATCGATCAAGAAAAGGCAGAGCAAACCAGAGTAGAAgctaaaaaaaataatttaaattatggTGATAGTGAATCATACAGATTTATGTGTCGTTTCAATTCTGGATTCTTCTATAAGCTTGAAGAATTGagaaatattgattattattggAGAATAGAACCATCTGTAAGGTTTAAATGTGATATACCTTACGATGTGTTTCAATACATGAGAAGACATAAGAAAATTTATGGTTTCAACATGGCATTACAAGAGAATACCCGAACAATTCCTTCTTTGTGGGATACCACAACTGAATTTTTTAAGCAAAATCCAGACTTTATTGCACCTAAAAACAATTATGATTTTACTACCGATGATAATGGAAAGTCTTATAATTTATGTCATTTCTGgtcaaattttgaaatagcACACTTGGATTTTTATAGATCTGCAGCCTACAATTCTTACTTCGATTATTTAGAAGGTAAAGGTGGATTTTTTTACGAAAGATGGGGTGATGCACCAATTCATACATTAGCTGTGAGCTATATGCTGAGAGCTgatcaaattcattttgtGGGGAATACTGGTTATTATCATGAACCTAATCAAGATTGTCCGAGGGATATATTGGTTAGgaattatttacattgCGATTGCAATGTCAAGAAAGATTTTACTTGGCATAAATATAGTTGCGTGAACAAATTTTTCGAAGTGAATAAGTTTCCTAAACCTGATAGTTACGATTCtttggaaaaaaattatcctGACTTATTTGAAAGCATAgatcaaaaacaaaaaaacaattaataagCAGAATTTTCatgaataaaattgatgTTTACTAACAAAAGTAAGAAGACATTTGcataatttaaagaaggACACAtctatttaatatatatatatatataattaaatatctCATTAAACTCTAAAAgtaatatcaaatttacaATGCACTGACTAcataaatttttgttttaatttatcaaaacataa
The window above is part of the Tetrapisispora phaffii CBS 4417 chromosome 7, complete genome genome. Proteins encoded here:
- the TPHA0G03390 gene encoding uncharacterized protein (similar to Saccharomyces cerevisiae YKR005C; ancestral locus Anc_2.515), with the translated sequence MIVYPMLLSIILNFTGLVSFSQGRELGYSLPTDTSVPLGSDELTVDCVSELQNCLYNSFSKAYEFCDHCIKVSEVTLTDSGNYGCRGCAMKTMLDHCSEYNCIVGYDYNSLSTLLEEFQHSPDYATLNSLKSRTLKEQKIDGSLVYIRLDTHDIYRNMLPFEKEEIVRAFIKESASQDVRVSGGLGNVSAGGTKDYDEVPMHIKDINGGEPKYNEDEESDRKDNESVLNGDETDEENTDNQGEVGEDDWDDVDNVDDWDVTDGDKSVEDINVSTQEGNCTVIQSEKQCTNRVPTDLETETSRQVSIDEQTSIESSKNSNYGERTVNWSASSTEYEEQTVDHSSTDSNYDEVTPTPSSSKPDYNKETPLESQDYPHYPHYDEDIVTSSTNDPDYDEDIVTSTDNSYHDKEIVTNSTVATDYNKETPLKSQDYPDYDEDTLTSSIYNSYYDVVSSTSSSNDTDYNNLENERPEEGKQGEKSEEEAIYTITIRTTVYPQINNTTYIIKPNIDYLISKSTLTTWNPTTTTKTITNPCSNTILIQPTETSTTNCTKKYTTTTTRFSNIYITFTETDLSTEYTKLKVTKWKGDISTTTETDLAFTTRTILRKKTKTRAVTEIEEIAKTRQVCKIVVTENYTKTKTKTAVTTLTKQKTTTTTTPLLSTSTSTKTKSKVKVLTSTAVTSTTDTNLIKAYTTTTFTKTKYKKKRTYTTIVLPTTHVVVVITNTAVVSLLNDKPGRFKKGLRLKKRMENEPILNTSISNKKYCIDLHLLMNQRSCNHRQELPLK
- the TPHA0G03430 gene encoding glycosyltransferase family 15 protein (ancestral locus Anc_2.519), with protein sequence MFDHRSFFFRRVPGRKFMVRTLTIVLVIILITVVHLHSNSSELIDKLVSYNVGSYFRDNEDHQSVNISQNNNTTKLYDDDSGKGNDILLTLVRNSDLDNMLETIKQFEERFNSLFHYDWYFMNNEDFTEDFKKKTTELISGRTKFIKIPHEFWSYPDSIDQEKAEQTRVEAKKNNLNYGDSESYRFMCRFNSGFFYKLEELRNIDYYWRIEPSVRFKCDIPYDVFQYMRRHKKIYGFNMALQENTRTIPSLWDTTTEFFKQNPDFIAPKNNYDFTTDDNGKSYNLCHFWSNFEIAHLDFYRSAAYNSYFDYLEGKGGFFYERWGDAPIHTLAVSYMLRADQIHFVGNTGYYHEPNQDCPRDILVRNYLHCDCNVKKDFTWHKYSCVNKFFEVNKFPKPDSYDSLEKNYPDLFESIDQKQKNN
- the MRPL13 gene encoding mitochondrial 54S ribosomal protein mL50 MRPL13 (similar to Saccharomyces cerevisiae MRPL13 (YKR006C); ancestral locus Anc_2.516), which gives rise to MTVSAILRCGKNLPSNFASRRLIHSSVVRGDMMDWFRKNKKDSIKPVEDTKDIMRKIEEDGGAAVSAASQSESTKGKVMKLNADNFIGEEIGYVDNRARKEAIANVRFNTWLTSHKVKDELEINEILISAYNESVSDVSNAPVSEISDAVLKKDFDDLAFKFKFTKLLQSKTGYLIPDYLLTTMKTPLEFKDYFTQEILSGKQQRFKESEPNAIHLTNDTFKSKNIRVLEDVPGRFQKKTKNKVLSELYLLNSQLTNEKIKINTD
- the RSC4 gene encoding Rsc4p (similar to Saccharomyces cerevisiae RSC4 (YKR008W); ancestral locus Anc_2.518), which codes for MPPRKKKVAEEEVVAEEVDNSKYVAGKKPRGDSKVLPIDYNTPLDPDSELFKEQWSIPKLNSFNDSVLDNLTESYRALFKDFIKLPSRKFHPQYYYKIDKPISINEIKSRNYEFAGGAKTLLLDIELLHKNCAVYNEPDSLIVKNSLQIVNYIKYELLKAKNIERNYNITDDVRKKLLAYMDRLIEATDKELEIEFESGFVDVDDKIRLSAPFMELVDRDELGEYYEVIYRPMALSPIRKNLEVGLYAKIYDFIIDVHLVFQNALVFNDPETIIYQDAKKLLRFFNKIMNEKFFAELLDASERGEVKLVLDKSDFNQYLGPTIIKTSHAVLEDSEAANYDFNHVEGLGNGYTQEILSEDYLLGPSSSNTNMINKPSRKNFDYLPKVMKYNLLKSLKKEVVSSDHVIQHKPYEMINQVAIYSSKNYYSLAIRPLPGSRPACNQEWIEYIFNGRDLNVHENMFSFSLQPIQTFITLTADINDNTHDITLKLNKDIIPKNNQTNNSAQPVDENTKKLVSVSDKVTFDLRLNEGLNIIELNCKDNANNTSEVMKFWVNVLP
- the MEH1 gene encoding Meh1p (similar to Saccharomyces cerevisiae MEH1 (YKR007W); ancestral locus Anc_2.517) — its product is MGIIFSCCREDSSDEDEALLREHQSGYGGVDESSEYEDRLSAKILKEQEQKLQQRNEELREIVENLNGKLIDISMVSNSDIVVQSSDLDDTARSQLAEQKNNDNYMELEQGQDAGQVQYQENEQLQEQVRKHQPTISQLDSKTLTSAMRGALKTLHDSIFSELDDSLTKAALKNTKELTMSL